The Bacteroides sp. AN502(2024) DNA segment AACTTCTCCATCTCTTCTTTCTTCACTGGATGCAATACCAACTCTTCGAGCAGGGCAAACAACCATACCGTATTCAGGTGGACAAAGAAGTTCGTTATTGCTATATTGATATGCGGATATTTCTGTTTCATCCCTTGAAAAAAAACAGAAATCGTACGCGTCATCAAATCCGTGTATTCAGAACGGAAGGTTTCCAAGACAGAACCTTGTGCCTGAAAAAGCAGCAACTGCAAACGGTCACGATGTTCAGAGACCAATCTGATATATTCTCGTACAGACATTTTCTGATAATCCGAACCCATAAAGACATCAAGCGTCATCTGCTCTGCATCGTGATTATAAATCATAGCATACAGATCATTCAATACCGGTTTCAGAATCGTACGGAATATTTCATCCTTATTGGTGAAATAATGATAGATATTACTCACCGTCACCCCTACCCTTGAAGCAATTTCACGCATAGACGCATCCTTATACCCCTTTTCCAGAAACACTTCTTCGGCTGCCTTCAAGATTCCCTCTTGTATACCTCCTTTCAAAAATTGCATAGCATCACTATTATTTATCCATTCATATTTGTAAGCTGCCTGTTCACCATTCGGGCAAATATACCATTTTTCTTTTTCAATTCCTCCGGTGTTCCCATCTCAGCAAGACTTCCATTCTCCAATACTACAATTCTGTCGGCATTAGCAACGGTTCGCATACGGTGTGCAATAATCAGTACCGTTTTGTTACGTACCAATTCCGATATCCCTGCCTGTATCTTGGTTTCATTCTCAACATCAAGTGAAGCAGTAGCCTCATCCAGCAGCACAATCGGAGCATCCTTCAACAAAGCGCGGGCAATGGAAATACGCTGACGCTCACCGCCAGATAATGTTTCTCCATTCTCACCGATAATTGTCTGGTATCCCTGCGGCATTTTAGTAACAAACTCATCACATTGTGCCAGACGGGCAACTCTTCGGACTTCCTCATCCGTAGCATCCCGTTTGCCAATACGGATATTATCCATAATAGAAGCATTGAAAAGAACCACATCCTGAAAGACAACAGAATAGTTTTTCAACAAAGTTTCAGGATCAATCCGACTGATATCCTGCCCACCGAGGGTAATCTTTCCCGACTGAATATCCCAAAAACGTGCCGCCAACCTGACCACCGTACTCTTACCACTACCCGAAGGACCAACCAAAGCCGTTTTTTCACCTTGTCGGGCAATAAAAGACAAATTATTCAGAATTTGTTTTCCCTGCTCATAAGCAAAGTCTACCTGTCTGAACTCGATGTCAAAAACTTGAGGAGTGAATTCGGTAGTCCCGCTTTGTACCGGCAATGCTTCTATCTCATTCATTCTATTGATACGCACATCCAGATAGAACAAAACGGCCATATTATTCATCACCTCACTGACCGGAGCATATACACGTGACCCGATAACCATAAATATAAGATAGGTAAACAAATCAATCGTACCCGAAGCCAAGAGATTGGCACCTACGATAATAACACTTGCCAGTCCGAGTTTCAATATACTTTGGGAACCATAAACCAACATGCCGAGCACCAGTTCATTACGAGTCATGAACTTTTCATAGGTATCAATGCTCACATCCAGTTTTTCCAGATAGTCTCTCTCCTGATTGTAGGATTTTATCTCCTGAATGGTATCAAGTCCTTCCTGGATATGCTCGGTCACCATTCGCTTGTTCAGATAATTACTGTCATTACTTTTCTGTATTTCCTTCTTCGAAAAAAGAAGAATTGAGGCGGCAAGCGGCACTACCCAGAACAAAGCAATCGTCAACTGCCAGTTATAAAATGCCATACCAACAGCAATAAGCAAAATACTGATAATGGAAGCAAACAACTGAGGAACTGCATGCGAGAAAGTATGTTCGAGATCGGTGCAGTCATCCATAATCGTGGCGGTGAGGTCGGAAAGATTCTTTTCGCCAAAGAAAGCCAGAGGCAACTTACGAAGCTTTTCCGCCAATGAGATACGTCGGTTTGCACTCTCGTCATAAACGGTGGTATAGGTACTACGATATTGCAATACCGCAAAGATATACATGACTATCATAAAGCCAATGCCGAGTATGCTATAATAGAGAATACCATGCATCACCGAAGCCGAAGGCTGAAACACAAGACGAAGATATTCCTCAAGAAAGAGAAAAACAAATACCGCCGGCAACATCAATACAATATTGAGCAGTGTAGTGAAAAACACACCTTTACAGAAATCTTTCGCTCCTTTAGTTGAAAGAGAAAAACGTCTTTTTATTACTTCAATCATTAGTAACCTCCTTTCCTATTGTCCAGCGAACAGATTGCTGGTATTCATTCCACATATGATAATAGATTCCTTTTTTTTCAAGCAGGTTGACATGTGTGCCTTGCTCCGCAATCTTCCCCTTGTCAATGACGAGGATATTGTCGGCATCAGTGATGCTTGAAAGACGATGAGCAATCATCAATACGGTTTTTCCTTTTGTCAGCTCTTTTAAGGCTTGCCGGATGAGATGCTCATTTTCGGGGTCGGCAAAAGCTGTCGCTTCATCCAGTACAATGATGGGAGCATTTTTCAGAATTGCACGTGCCAGTACAATCCGTTGCTGTTCCCCACCGGAGAGATATGTCCCCTCCGTACCAATCTTCGTATTCAGTCCGAGCGGAAGTTTATTGATAAATTCCCGGCATTGTGCCATATCCACTGCCCGTTCCACTTCCTCCATGGTTGCATCGGGGTTACCATATTTGATATTTTCGAGCAGAGAAGTTTTAAACAGCTTTGTGTTCTGGAACACGAAAGAAATATGTTTCATCAGTTCTTCGGAAGCAATTTCTCTTACATTGATGCCACCTATTAAAACGTTCCCTTCCGTTGCCTTCCAGAAACGGGGAACGAGACGGGCAATTGTTGTTTTTCCTCCGCCCGAAGCTCCGACAAGGGCTACCGTGTTTCCCTGCGGAATAGTGAAACTGACATTATCCACCGCCTTCTGATTAGCTCCCGGATAGCAGAAGGAGACCCTTTCGAACCGAATACTGAACTCCTTTACCGATTGTGGATGTGCTACAACAGTCAGATGCTCATAAACAACCAGATTCTCAAGACGTCCGATAGCTTCACTCGCCTGCCCCAAAGCCTGATTGAGATACATACTCTTCATGATACTTTGAGAGAATACAGGAGTAATAAGAACAAACAGAAAGAAATTGAGCAATACCGATGCATAATTACCTGAATAACCAATCAGCAGAATAGCCAACGGAGCAAGGAGAAACACAAAGCCATTGATTATTACGGTATAGAGCGACATCGGCTTCTCCCACATTCGAGTATAGCCGAATACCATTTTATTATAATCCATAATACAACGGTGAAAGTTCTTGAAAGAGTAAATGGTCTGCTGGAAAACCTTCACAACGGGAATTCCTCTCACATACTCTACAGCTTCGGTATTCATTTCCTCCAGAGAAGTCATGTAGTTTTTCATAAACTGCCGCCCCTCCGCATTCATCATAAATCCCATAATCAGCATGGCAATAATCACAGGGATGATACATGCCAGACCAAGTATCCAGTCGAACACAAAAATCAGTATGACAGCGACCAACGGCACTAGAAAAGTAGCCGCAAGGTTGGGCAACTGATGTGCCAGAAAAAGATGGGTAACTCCTGCATTGTCATCTATAATCTTACGAATACGTCCGCTCGTATTAATGTCAAAGAAGCCGAGAGGCATACGCACTATCTGGCGCATGGCTTCTTTGCGCAAATTCGATTCAACCCGAAAAGCTGCAAGATGCGAAGACATCAAGGCGGAAAAATAAAGGACGATGCTTGCCACAGCCATGCCTGCCGCCCACCAAGCATACATCACCACATTACCGGAAGAGGTTATCTCTCCGTATTCAAGCAGTTCTCTCACAATCAGCCAAATAAAGATATAAGGCAACATACCCGCCAGGGCACTTAAGGCAGACAGTAGCATTGCCGCAGGCAAAAGCACTTTCCGTTTACCCATGTAACTCTGAAGTTTTTTCAATGTACTCATAACATACGTTCAATTTATATTAAGTTCGACAATCATTAAACTTATCATTTGTTTTCAAAAAGGAACAATATTCAAAATCGTTCAAAAAAAAGAGCTTATATTTCTATAAGCTCTTTCATCCCATTCAATCCGGTACATGTGCACCTTTGATATATGATTAATCCCGACTCGTCTCTCACTGATTCGCATAAGTTTTCAATTATTTTCTGCAAAGGTACGGCTCGCCGACAAGACGGACAATACCTAAAAATAATGAAAATACACCTCCGCATAAGGAGCCTTTAAATACGACTAAAACGTATGAAGTACTAAAAAGGCGGAAAAAGTTTTTTGCAACTTCATGTCACAAACTCCTATTAATGCTTATCTTTGCCACCCAATCTCATTACAAAATTATAAAGAGTCACTTCAATGTCAAGAGAGCAAATATTAATCAAGACCTCATGGATCAGTACAACCGGCAATGCAATCCTGTCCATATCCAAAATCATAATCGGTTTGTTTGCCGGTAGTCTAGCCGTAATCAGCGACGGTATCGACTCGGCAACCGATGTTGTCATCTCTATCGTTATGGTTTTTACGGCACGTCTCATCAACCGTCCTCCTTCAAAGAAGTACGTATTCGGCTATGAGAAAGCCGAAGGTATCGCTACAAAGATCCTCTCACTTGTGATATTTTATGCCGGTGTACAAATGCTGCTATCGTCCACTAAAAGTATATTTTCAGAGGAAGTGAAAGAGATACCATCGGCTATCGCCATCTATGTCACAGTATTTTCTATTATCGGTAAACTCATACTGGCCTCATACCAGTATAAACAGGGAAAGAAGATCAACAGTTCCATGCTGACGGCAAATGCCATCAATATGCGTAATGATGTTATCATCTCAACAGGAGTCTTATTAGGATTAATATTTACTTTCATCTTCAAGTTACCGATACTCGATTCGATAACAGGATTAATAATCAGCCTCTTCATCATCAAATCCTCCGTCCATATTTTCATTGATTCTAATGTGGAACTAATGGATGGAGTGAAAGATGTCAATGTATACAACAAGATATTCGAAGCTGTCGAGAAGGTGCCCGGTGCCAGTAATCCGCATCGTGTCAGATCACGAATGATAGGAAATCTCTATATGATTACCCTTGATATCGAAGTGAATCCGCAAATCACGATCACGCAAGCCCATGAGATTGCCGATGCAGTGGAGAAGAGCATTATAAATTCGGTAGATAATGTATACGACATCTTGGTACATGTAGAGCCTGCCGGTAAATGTCAGACAGGAGAGAAATTCGGGGTCGATAAAGATATGGTTTAATCTTATTTATTCACCTAATATGTAATAAACTCAAAACGTTGCAAATTTCCTTCTTCATTTGCCCTGTTTACATAAATAAAAACTATCTTTGCGTATCTGAAATCCTGAAATACGAAAAGAAATGGATCAAATAGACAACCTAAAAGAGCTTATCAATCAGAGAGATGTGGACACAGCAATTGAGCAATTGGACCAGCTTCTCCAGGAAAATTCTGTCGAGAAAAAGAAAGATACTCTATACTATTTACGGGGAAATGCCTACCGAAAGAAAGGAGATTGGAAGCGGGCACTAGACAACTACCAGTATGCCATCGATCTCAATCCAGAAAGTCCTGCTGTCCAGGCAAGAAAAATGGCGATAGACATCCTCAACTTCTACCACAAGGATCTGTTTAATCAATAATCGAATTCAAAGATAACGTAATAAAATAAAGATTATGGCAAAAATCAAAGGAGCAATCGTAGTCGACACGGAGCGTTGCAAAGGATGCAACCTGTGCGTAGTGGCATGTCCGCTTGATGTAATCGCCCTCAACAAAGAGGTAAATATGAAAGGCTATAACTATGCCTGGCAAGTAAAAGAAGACACCTGTAACGGATGCAGCTCGTGTGCAACAGTTTGTCCGGACGGATGTATTTCAGTATATAAAGTAAAAGTCGAATAAAAGAGAAGAATATGGCAGAAGAAGTTGTATTAATGAAAGGAAACGAAGCCATCGCCCAGGCAGCTATTCGTTGCGGTGCGGATGGATACTTCGGATATCCTATTACTCCCCAATCGGAAGTGTTGGAAACGCTTGCCGAACTGAAACCGTGGGAAACAACCGGCATGGTAGTACTTCAGGCAGAAAGTGAAGTAGCAGCTATCAATATGGTATATGGAGGTGCAGGTAGTGGAAAAATGGTGATGACATCATCCTCAAGTCCTGGTGTAAGTCTGAAACAGGAAGGTATCTCTTACATCGCAGGTGCCGAACTTCCTTGCCTGATTGTGAACGTAATGCGTGGCGGTCCCGGACTGGGAACCATCCAACCGAGTCAGGCAGACTACTTCCAGACAGTAAAAGGGGGTGGTCATGGGGACTACAAACTAATAGCACTCGCACCGGCATCCGTACAGGAAATGACGGATTTCGTGGCATTGGGATTCGAATTGGCATTCAAATACCGCAACCCGGCTATTATACTTGCCGATGGTGTGATCGGACAGATGATGGAAAAGGTCGTTCTTCCTGCCCAAAAGGCACGCCGCACGGAAGCAGAAATACTCGAACAATGCCCATGGGCTACCACCGGAAAGGCAAAAGGCCGCAAGCCGAACATTATCACTTCTCTGGAGCTAAAACCGGAAGCTATGGAAATCAACAACCTACGCTTCCAAGCCAAGTATCGTAAAATCGAAGAAAACGAAGTACGCTTTGAAGAGATCAACTGCGAAGATGCAGAATATCTGATCATCGCTTTCGGTTCAATGGCACGCATTGGCCAAAAAGCAATGGAACTGGCTCGCGAACAAGGCATCAAAGTAGGTATCCTGCGTCCGATCACCTTGTGGCCGTTCCCGACAAAGGCAATTGCCTCTTATGCTGATAAAGTAAAGGGGATGCTTGTTACGGAACTGAATGCCGGACAGATGATTGAAGATGTCCGCCTGGCTGTAAACGGTAAAATAAAGGTAGAACATTTCGGACGCCTCGGTGGTATTGTGCCCGACCCGGATGAAATTGTAACAGCCTTGAAAGAAACAATAATCAAATAACGAAACCATGAATCCCGATAAAATAAGAAACGTACTGAATATCCTCTTTATGGTATTGGCCGTTGCAGCCGTCATCATTTATTTTGTAGCCAAAGAAGATTTCAAAATATTCATCTACGTATGCGGCGCGGCAATCTTTGTCAAGCTAATGGAGTTTTTTATACGGTTCACCAACAGATAAGGAGAAGAAGTTATGACTAAAGAAGAAATAATCAAACCCGAGAATCTGGTTTACAAAAAACCGACTCTGATGAACGATAACGCCATGCATTACTGTCCGGGCTGCAGTCACGGTGTGGTACACAAACTCATTGCCGAAGTAATAGAAGAAATGGGCATGGAAGATAAGACAGTGGGGATCTCACCGGTAGGATGTGCGGTTTTCGCCTACAACTATCTGGACATCGACTGGCAAGAAGCAGCACACGGACGCGCTCCTGCTGTAGCAACTGCTATCAAACGCTTGTGGCCGGACCGTCTCGTATTCACTTACCAGGGTGACGGTGACTTGGCTTGTATCGGTACAGCCGAGACTATACACGCATTGAACCGCGGTGAGAATATTACCATCATCTTTATCAACAATGCGATCTACGGTATGACAGGCGGTCAGATGGCACCGACCACTTTAGTAGGCATGAAAAGTTCCACTTGTCCTTACGGACGCGATGTTAAAATTCACGGCTATCCATTGAAGATGACTGAAATCGCAGCCCAACTGGAAGGAACAGCTTACGTGACCCGTCAGTCCGTACAATCCGTACCGGCTATCCGCAAGGCAAAGAAAGCAATCCGCAAGGCTTTTGAGAACTCCATGAACGGTAAAGGTTCCAATCTGGTAGAAATCGTTTCTACTTGTAGTTCAGGCTGGAAGATGACTCCGGAGAAGGCGAACAAATGGATGGAAGAACACATGTTCCCATTCTATCCGCTGGGTGATTTAAAAGATAAAGAATAACGCTAAAAGTCAACAGAACAATGAAAGAAGAAATAATTATAGCAGGATTCGGTGGACAAGGCGTATTGTCTATGGGTAAGATTCTGGCATATTCCGGTTTGATGGAAGGCAAAGAAGTAACCTGGATGCCGGCATACGGTCCCGAGCAACGAGGTGGAACAGCCAACGTTACAGTTATTGTAAGCGATGGCAAAATATCCTCACCGATTCTTAGTAAATACGATGCTGCCATCATTCTGAATCAACCTTCACTCGAGAAGTTTGAAAACAAAGTGAAACCCGGCGGTATCCTGATTTATGACGGTTACGGAATTATCAACCCTCCTACCCGTAAAGATATTAAGGTATATCGTATCGATGCAATGGATGCAGCCAACGAGATGAACAATGCCAAAGCATTCAACATGATCGTACTTGGCGGATTATTGAAGCTTCACCCCATCGTAACATTGGAAAATGTGATCAAAGGACTTAAGAAGACCCTTCCGGAACGCCACCATCACTTGATTCCCATGAATGAGGAAGCCATCAAGAAAGGTATGGAATTAATCCGTGAGGTTTAATTAACAGATAATAGACAATGGATAATTGATAATTATTAGCTACGTATCATACGTATGCAACATAATTTTCAATTATCCATTGTCATTAAATCAATTAAAGTAAGTATCTTTGCCTCCAATTATGAGACGAATCTTACTATTATATATATTACTTTCCGTTATAGGTTTGACAACTGTTCATGCACAGTTCGATAATGGTCGACAGAGAGTGGACGAAAACGGATACGACCAATACGGTAACCAGGTAGACCCTACCATGATTCCGGACAGACTGGATAGTGCCAATGTAGAAGTACAGGGATTACCTCCGAAGTTATATATGTGGCGCATCAATAATCAGTTAGGCGACCGTACCATCATCCCGGCAGATACTGTTTATCACCACTTCCAGAATTCAAATCTTACCGAAGGACTTAACGGACATTATAATTATCTGGCCAATATGGGTTCTCCCCGTATATCACGCATCTTCTTCGAACGCCGTGATCCGGAACCGACTATCTTTATGGAGCCCTTCTCCAGTTTCCTTATTCGTCCTACGGAATTTAAATTCACCAACAGTAACGTACCTTA contains these protein-coding regions:
- a CDS encoding TetR/AcrR family transcriptional regulator, encoding MQFLKGGIQEGILKAAEEVFLEKGYKDASMREIASRVGVTVSNIYHYFTNKDEIFRTILKPVLNDLYAMIYNHDAEQMTLDVFMGSDYQKMSVREYIRLVSEHRDRLQLLLFQAQGSVLETFRSEYTDLMTRTISVFFQGMKQKYPHINIAITNFFVHLNTVWLFALLEELVLHPVKKEEMEKFIAEYIAFETAGWKELMNV
- a CDS encoding ABC transporter ATP-binding protein is translated as MIEVIKRRFSLSTKGAKDFCKGVFFTTLLNIVLMLPAVFVFLFLEEYLRLVFQPSASVMHGILYYSILGIGFMIVMYIFAVLQYRSTYTTVYDESANRRISLAEKLRKLPLAFFGEKNLSDLTATIMDDCTDLEHTFSHAVPQLFASIISILLIAVGMAFYNWQLTIALFWVVPLAASILLFSKKEIQKSNDSNYLNKRMVTEHIQEGLDTIQEIKSYNQERDYLEKLDVSIDTYEKFMTRNELVLGMLVYGSQSILKLGLASVIIVGANLLASGTIDLFTYLIFMVIGSRVYAPVSEVMNNMAVLFYLDVRINRMNEIEALPVQSGTTEFTPQVFDIEFRQVDFAYEQGKQILNNLSFIARQGEKTALVGPSGSGKSTVVRLAARFWDIQSGKITLGGQDISRIDPETLLKNYSVVFQDVVLFNASIMDNIRIGKRDATDEEVRRVARLAQCDEFVTKMPQGYQTIIGENGETLSGGERQRISIARALLKDAPIVLLDEATASLDVENETKIQAGISELVRNKTVLIIAHRMRTVANADRIVVLENGSLAEMGTPEELKKKNGIFARMVNRQLTNMNG
- a CDS encoding ABC transporter ATP-binding protein; this encodes MSTLKKLQSYMGKRKVLLPAAMLLSALSALAGMLPYIFIWLIVRELLEYGEITSSGNVVMYAWWAAGMAVASIVLYFSALMSSHLAAFRVESNLRKEAMRQIVRMPLGFFDINTSGRIRKIIDDNAGVTHLFLAHQLPNLAATFLVPLVAVILIFVFDWILGLACIIPVIIAMLIMGFMMNAEGRQFMKNYMTSLEEMNTEAVEYVRGIPVVKVFQQTIYSFKNFHRCIMDYNKMVFGYTRMWEKPMSLYTVIINGFVFLLAPLAILLIGYSGNYASVLLNFFLFVLITPVFSQSIMKSMYLNQALGQASEAIGRLENLVVYEHLTVVAHPQSVKEFSIRFERVSFCYPGANQKAVDNVSFTIPQGNTVALVGASGGGKTTIARLVPRFWKATEGNVLIGGINVREIASEELMKHISFVFQNTKLFKTSLLENIKYGNPDATMEEVERAVDMAQCREFINKLPLGLNTKIGTEGTYLSGGEQQRIVLARAILKNAPIIVLDEATAFADPENEHLIRQALKELTKGKTVLMIAHRLSSITDADNILVIDKGKIAEQGTHVNLLEKKGIYYHMWNEYQQSVRWTIGKEVTND
- a CDS encoding cation diffusion facilitator family transporter; amino-acid sequence: MSREQILIKTSWISTTGNAILSISKIIIGLFAGSLAVISDGIDSATDVVISIVMVFTARLINRPPSKKYVFGYEKAEGIATKILSLVIFYAGVQMLLSSTKSIFSEEVKEIPSAIAIYVTVFSIIGKLILASYQYKQGKKINSSMLTANAINMRNDVIISTGVLLGLIFTFIFKLPILDSITGLIISLFIIKSSVHIFIDSNVELMDGVKDVNVYNKIFEAVEKVPGASNPHRVRSRMIGNLYMITLDIEVNPQITITQAHEIADAVEKSIINSVDNVYDILVHVEPAGKCQTGEKFGVDKDMV
- a CDS encoding tol-pal system YbgF family protein, with amino-acid sequence MDQIDNLKELINQRDVDTAIEQLDQLLQENSVEKKKDTLYYLRGNAYRKKGDWKRALDNYQYAIDLNPESPAVQARKMAIDILNFYHKDLFNQ
- a CDS encoding ferredoxin family protein, with the translated sequence MAKIKGAIVVDTERCKGCNLCVVACPLDVIALNKEVNMKGYNYAWQVKEDTCNGCSSCATVCPDGCISVYKVKVE
- a CDS encoding 3-methyl-2-oxobutanoate dehydrogenase subunit VorB, translated to MAEEVVLMKGNEAIAQAAIRCGADGYFGYPITPQSEVLETLAELKPWETTGMVVLQAESEVAAINMVYGGAGSGKMVMTSSSSPGVSLKQEGISYIAGAELPCLIVNVMRGGPGLGTIQPSQADYFQTVKGGGHGDYKLIALAPASVQEMTDFVALGFELAFKYRNPAIILADGVIGQMMEKVVLPAQKARRTEAEILEQCPWATTGKAKGRKPNIITSLELKPEAMEINNLRFQAKYRKIEENEVRFEEINCEDAEYLIIAFGSMARIGQKAMELAREQGIKVGILRPITLWPFPTKAIASYADKVKGMLVTELNAGQMIEDVRLAVNGKIKVEHFGRLGGIVPDPDEIVTALKETIIK
- a CDS encoding thiamine pyrophosphate-dependent enzyme, translated to MTKEEIIKPENLVYKKPTLMNDNAMHYCPGCSHGVVHKLIAEVIEEMGMEDKTVGISPVGCAVFAYNYLDIDWQEAAHGRAPAVATAIKRLWPDRLVFTYQGDGDLACIGTAETIHALNRGENITIIFINNAIYGMTGGQMAPTTLVGMKSSTCPYGRDVKIHGYPLKMTEIAAQLEGTAYVTRQSVQSVPAIRKAKKAIRKAFENSMNGKGSNLVEIVSTCSSGWKMTPEKANKWMEEHMFPFYPLGDLKDKE
- a CDS encoding 2-oxoacid:acceptor oxidoreductase family protein, which codes for MKEEIIIAGFGGQGVLSMGKILAYSGLMEGKEVTWMPAYGPEQRGGTANVTVIVSDGKISSPILSKYDAAIILNQPSLEKFENKVKPGGILIYDGYGIINPPTRKDIKVYRIDAMDAANEMNNAKAFNMIVLGGLLKLHPIVTLENVIKGLKKTLPERHHHLIPMNEEAIKKGMELIREV